Proteins co-encoded in one Spirosoma endbachense genomic window:
- a CDS encoding glycoside hydrolase family 31 protein, translating to MNRFSWIKFSCALSAFGELYTNAIRVRLRIVVLFLVGSFSGLAQSQNWVETAPGIWKLSVGKPEAYNLLTAAESKPNTEALTKLGKTGFPIAKDDISVRVEGGKTYLRLPLDRGEQIFGFGLNFQTVHQRGKILQLHMDHYGNKDNGRTHAPVPFYVSSKGYGVFVNSARYINVYAGTAVRQDSKNPPKVQDRNTDKTWEARPYSDAVEMLVPAEGVDLYVFGGPTPMDAVRRFNLFNGGGCLPPRWGLGFTQRVNRLYSADDVQKEAQEFEDRKYPLDFIGLEPGWQSKSYPCTFEWDKGRFPQPGLFVKTMLDRGIRINLWTNPYVSPEASIYPKIAPYTGSHTVWVGAVPDLTMPQAREIFWGKFASDHIDIGVSGYKIDEIDGYDFYLWPDVATFPSGLSAEQMRQTYGLLVQKQSADLFHQRNQRTYGLVRASNAGGSSLPYVIYNDYYSHEDFITALINSGFAGVLWTPEVRASKTSEEWLRRFQTVCFSPMAMINAWASSTKPWSFPDVAEQIKEIAQLRMKMMPYWYTEFAKYHFEGTPPFRAMNLEDGFQTEAKKEVLTASLEENPYAEAVSKEIKDQYMAGEYLLVAPLFTGQTTRKVILPKGKWYDFYTGKFAGDGEVITVTPGLDKIPVYVKDGGIIPMMPPLLHAPKPDQKIDLEIRHYGEKPAQSRLYDDDGETFNYEKGQYVWRIITVERQKNGQWKGLVSNPEKGKPDTIGKVTWRFMTSP from the coding sequence ATGAATCGTTTTTCCTGGATTAAGTTTTCTTGTGCTCTTTCCGCCTTTGGCGAATTGTATACCAATGCAATTAGAGTGCGATTGCGTATCGTAGTTTTGTTTCTCGTAGGGAGTTTCTCCGGTTTGGCTCAGTCGCAGAATTGGGTTGAGACGGCTCCCGGCATCTGGAAATTGTCGGTTGGTAAACCCGAAGCGTATAATTTACTGACCGCTGCCGAATCGAAACCCAATACTGAAGCATTGACCAAATTGGGCAAAACGGGCTTTCCAATTGCTAAAGACGATATTTCGGTGCGGGTAGAAGGTGGTAAAACGTACCTGCGTTTACCGCTTGACCGGGGAGAGCAGATTTTTGGTTTTGGACTGAATTTTCAGACCGTTCATCAACGGGGCAAAATTCTGCAATTGCACATGGACCATTACGGCAACAAAGATAATGGTCGTACGCATGCGCCGGTTCCGTTTTATGTGTCGTCGAAAGGATACGGCGTGTTTGTGAACTCTGCCCGATACATCAATGTCTATGCCGGTACCGCCGTTCGTCAGGATAGCAAAAACCCGCCAAAAGTGCAGGATCGAAATACAGATAAAACCTGGGAAGCCCGGCCATATTCCGATGCCGTTGAGATGCTGGTGCCTGCCGAAGGGGTTGATCTGTACGTATTTGGCGGCCCGACACCGATGGATGCCGTTCGCCGATTCAACCTGTTCAATGGAGGAGGCTGTTTACCGCCACGCTGGGGCCTGGGTTTTACGCAGCGGGTAAATCGGCTCTACTCGGCCGACGATGTGCAGAAGGAAGCTCAGGAGTTTGAAGACAGAAAATATCCACTTGATTTTATCGGCCTGGAACCGGGCTGGCAGAGTAAATCGTATCCCTGCACATTTGAGTGGGATAAAGGCCGTTTTCCGCAGCCCGGTCTGTTTGTCAAAACCATGCTGGACAGGGGTATTCGGATCAATTTATGGACAAATCCGTATGTATCGCCCGAGGCATCGATCTATCCAAAAATCGCCCCTTATACGGGTTCTCACACGGTTTGGGTAGGCGCGGTACCCGACCTAACCATGCCGCAGGCACGGGAAATTTTCTGGGGGAAGTTTGCCAGCGACCATATCGATATTGGTGTGAGCGGCTACAAGATTGATGAAATCGACGGGTATGATTTTTATCTCTGGCCCGATGTGGCTACGTTTCCGTCGGGATTGAGTGCTGAACAGATGCGGCAGACCTACGGCTTGCTGGTGCAAAAACAAAGCGCCGATCTGTTTCACCAGCGAAACCAGCGAACCTATGGGCTGGTTCGGGCATCCAATGCCGGTGGTTCATCGCTGCCCTACGTTATTTACAACGACTATTACAGCCACGAAGACTTCATCACGGCCCTGATCAACAGTGGGTTTGCGGGTGTTCTCTGGACGCCGGAAGTACGGGCTTCCAAAACGAGCGAAGAATGGCTCCGCCGATTTCAGACCGTTTGTTTTTCGCCGATGGCCATGATCAATGCCTGGGCCAGTAGCACCAAGCCCTGGTCGTTTCCCGACGTAGCAGAACAGATCAAAGAGATCGCACAGTTGCGGATGAAGATGATGCCATACTGGTATACCGAATTCGCGAAATACCATTTCGAAGGCACCCCGCCATTCCGGGCAATGAATCTGGAGGACGGTTTTCAGACAGAGGCAAAAAAAGAGGTCCTGACGGCTAGTCTGGAAGAAAATCCCTATGCAGAAGCAGTCAGTAAAGAAATTAAGGATCAGTATATGGCGGGTGAATACCTGCTGGTTGCCCCGTTGTTTACCGGACAGACAACGCGTAAAGTTATTCTTCCGAAAGGGAAATGGTATGATTTCTACACCGGCAAGTTCGCTGGTGATGGCGAAGTAATTACGGTTACGCCGGGACTGGACAAGATTCCGGTTTATGTAAAAGATGGCGGTATTATTCCGATGATGCCACCGCTGTTGCATGCGCCAAAGCCAGACCAGAAGATTGATCTGGAAATTCGGCATTACGGCGAAAAACCAGCCCAGTCACGGCTTTACGACGACGATGGTGAGACGTTTAATTACGAGAAAGGTCAGTATGTCTGGCGAATAATTACTGTTGAGCGGCAGAAAAATGGTCAGTGGAAAGGTTTGGTATCGAACCCGGAAAAAGGGAAGCCTGATACGATCGGTAAGGTAACCTGGCGGTTTATGACCAGCCCGTGA
- a CDS encoding glycosyl hydrolase, whose translation MKKYILNVLAIAVLLGGVSISQAQPTLSVNSQQAKPWTYWWWMGNAVNEKDITQLLEQFAKAGLGGVHIIPIYGVKGSEKQFIPFLSERWLAVFAHTVREGKRLGMGVDLTTGTGWPFGGPGISTETAAKAWKVDNGKLTTVLTKQQVKRPAPGGQGLVIDYFSKSAIEQYVKRFDSTLAHLNEKPRAVYNDSYEVFGANWTDNFLTEFKNRRGYDLNSQLTAFLDTNQTESSILVHQDYHQTLSELIHDGFTKGWADWAHTHRYQVRNQAHGSPGNLIDLYTEADIPETESFGSSRFPIPGLRVDENYEVDRFGTPNPLAMKFASSAANLAGKPLVSSETGTWLANHFQVSLSQVKPQVDELFTAGINHVFYHGIPYSPPAEAWPGWLFYASTNYGPTSHFWPHLPLLNRYIERCQTRLQASKPDNDVLVYFPIHDLWATRAKSAGGIHQLEVHHVEQWLLPQPFGQLCEQLLQRGYSFDYVSDNLLKSLTVNKQGVRSTSGATYPVILVPRSTYLPEQSLRELERLARQGARIVFDGKLPEQAPGFQNHTARSAEVKRLGNTLRQLKSVAVSPDVFGTLNQLGVRVEPWAAEELSFIRKRQADTTQYFITNLNNRFRQNWITLSASGRVSRYDPLTNQTNWLPIRKGQSGKNEVFLQLEPGQSYFVNVSPGKAIDMASQKAVADRSTGKPIGLQNPWQVQFLRGRPALTASVTVPNPASWITLADSAGYFSGTARYSTTFDLPADKSGSQSYHLDLGDVREVAEVRLNGQPLGIAWCIPFRLSIPANRLKPTGNLLEIDVTNLSANYMRLYDRQNPGWKKFYDINIVDIRYKPFDATRWDALPSGLLGPVTLTPVSAASGQ comes from the coding sequence ATGAAAAAATACATACTAAACGTTCTGGCAATTGCGGTTCTATTGGGCGGAGTCTCGATTAGCCAGGCACAACCTACGTTGTCGGTTAACAGCCAGCAGGCCAAACCCTGGACATACTGGTGGTGGATGGGCAATGCCGTCAACGAAAAAGACATTACCCAACTCCTCGAACAGTTTGCGAAGGCAGGACTGGGAGGGGTGCACATTATCCCGATCTATGGCGTTAAAGGCTCCGAAAAGCAGTTCATTCCGTTTCTGAGTGAACGCTGGCTGGCTGTTTTCGCGCATACCGTTCGGGAAGGAAAGCGATTGGGCATGGGCGTTGACCTGACCACGGGTACGGGCTGGCCGTTTGGTGGGCCAGGGATTTCGACCGAAACGGCTGCAAAGGCCTGGAAGGTTGACAATGGCAAACTGACAACGGTATTGACCAAACAGCAGGTCAAGCGACCTGCGCCCGGAGGACAGGGGCTGGTGATCGATTATTTTAGTAAATCGGCCATTGAGCAATACGTAAAGCGGTTCGATTCGACGCTGGCTCATCTAAACGAGAAACCGCGAGCGGTCTACAACGACTCGTATGAAGTCTTCGGCGCGAACTGGACGGATAATTTCCTCACTGAATTTAAGAATCGACGCGGCTACGATCTCAATAGTCAGTTAACGGCCTTTCTGGATACCAACCAAACCGAGAGCAGCATCCTTGTTCATCAGGACTATCATCAAACGCTGTCTGAATTAATACACGATGGATTCACGAAGGGATGGGCCGATTGGGCACATACCCATCGCTATCAGGTTCGTAATCAGGCACATGGTTCGCCCGGAAATTTGATCGATCTCTACACCGAAGCCGATATTCCCGAAACGGAATCGTTTGGCTCGAGCCGGTTCCCGATTCCTGGCCTTCGCGTCGATGAAAACTACGAGGTCGACCGATTCGGCACACCGAATCCACTGGCCATGAAGTTTGCGTCATCGGCGGCTAATCTGGCCGGTAAACCGTTAGTCAGTTCAGAAACGGGAACGTGGCTGGCGAATCATTTTCAGGTATCGCTGTCGCAGGTAAAGCCGCAGGTCGATGAGTTATTTACGGCCGGGATCAATCACGTTTTTTACCATGGTATCCCGTATTCACCACCCGCCGAAGCCTGGCCCGGCTGGCTGTTTTATGCCTCGACCAACTATGGCCCTACGTCGCATTTCTGGCCGCATCTGCCGTTGCTGAACCGCTATATTGAACGCTGCCAGACCCGGTTGCAGGCCAGTAAGCCCGACAATGATGTGCTGGTTTATTTTCCCATTCATGATTTGTGGGCTACGCGGGCTAAATCGGCAGGAGGTATTCACCAGTTGGAAGTGCACCATGTGGAGCAATGGTTGTTACCGCAACCGTTCGGGCAATTGTGTGAGCAACTGCTTCAGCGTGGCTATTCGTTCGATTATGTCTCGGATAACCTACTCAAGAGTCTGACTGTCAATAAGCAGGGCGTTCGGAGTACCAGCGGGGCTACCTATCCGGTTATTCTGGTGCCCCGAAGCACGTATCTGCCCGAGCAGTCACTTCGGGAGTTGGAGCGTCTGGCCCGGCAAGGGGCACGTATTGTGTTTGATGGAAAATTGCCTGAACAGGCACCCGGTTTCCAGAATCACACAGCGCGATCTGCCGAGGTAAAACGGCTTGGAAATACGCTCCGGCAACTGAAGTCTGTTGCCGTCAGCCCCGACGTGTTTGGAACACTCAATCAGTTGGGCGTTCGCGTTGAACCCTGGGCTGCAGAAGAGCTTTCGTTTATCAGGAAGCGGCAGGCCGATACGACCCAGTATTTTATCACGAATCTGAACAATCGCTTCCGCCAGAACTGGATCACGCTGTCGGCATCGGGGCGAGTGAGCCGATATGACCCATTAACCAATCAGACGAATTGGCTGCCCATCAGGAAGGGGCAGAGTGGAAAAAATGAAGTATTCCTGCAACTGGAGCCAGGACAATCGTACTTCGTCAATGTGAGTCCGGGTAAAGCGATAGATATGGCCAGCCAAAAGGCAGTGGCCGACCGCTCGACCGGCAAACCCATTGGCTTGCAGAATCCCTGGCAGGTGCAGTTTTTGCGCGGTCGTCCGGCTTTAACGGCGTCGGTAACAGTACCGAACCCTGCATCCTGGATAACGCTGGCCGATTCTGCCGGTTATTTTTCGGGTACCGCCCGCTACAGCACGACCTTCGATTTGCCAGCCGATAAATCGGGTTCACAATCGTATCATCTCGATTTGGGCGATGTGCGGGAAGTGGCTGAAGTGCGGCTCAATGGCCAGCCGCTCGGAATAGCCTGGTGTATACCATTCCGACTGTCAATACCAGCCAATCGACTGAAACCAACTGGTAATCTGCTGGAAATTGATGTTACAAACCTGTCGGCCAACTACATGCGGCTTTATGATCGCCAGAATCCGGGCTGGAAAAAGTTTTATGACATCAACATCGTGGATATTCGATACAAACCCTTCGACGCTACCCGCTGGGACGCGTTACCATCTGGCCTGTTGGGGCCCGTGACGCTGACACCCGTCAGCGCGGCATCAGGACAGTAG
- a CDS encoding oligogalacturonate lyase family protein — translation MQRFSHLLAFSRLMVKGWPPVVSRPIPGKRIVLTFNLAILTLVSVGLAQHGFAQPKLETGGQTPMPATWIDKDTGHKLMRLTTIGGSNESFYFHNNPFVRELAGEGDKMVFYHADANGRQLYTVNLKTGQAEPLTKSLMQKGGEIVAPKRREVFYQSRDSVFATHIDTKKTRLVFVFPADMKATISTLNADETMLAGSRSGEEAREILRKYPEKKDFFPRIFEAKVPHSLFTINTQTGKLTTIHEEKTWLGHVQFSPTEPDLLMFCHEGPWHLVDRIWTINVKTGAVKLRHKRTVDGEIAGHEFFSHDGKTIWFDLQKPRSVTFFLAGTDLNTGQEKQYEMTRNEWSIHFNISPDQTLFAGDGGDPGQVAKATDGMWIYLFRPAGDRFRAERLVNMKHHNYKLEPNVHFSPDGKWVIFRANFEGESQVYAVEIARTNS, via the coding sequence ATGCAACGTTTTTCTCACCTACTGGCCTTTAGCCGTTTGATGGTTAAGGGTTGGCCTCCGGTCGTAAGCCGACCAATTCCTGGTAAACGGATTGTGCTGACATTCAATTTAGCTATTCTGACGCTGGTTTCCGTTGGATTAGCCCAGCATGGATTCGCCCAGCCGAAACTGGAAACGGGCGGCCAGACACCAATGCCCGCAACGTGGATCGACAAAGACACGGGGCATAAACTCATGCGGCTGACCACAATCGGCGGAAGCAACGAAAGTTTTTATTTTCACAACAACCCCTTTGTGCGTGAGCTGGCGGGCGAAGGCGACAAAATGGTGTTTTACCATGCCGATGCCAATGGCCGCCAATTGTATACGGTTAATCTGAAAACGGGTCAGGCTGAACCGTTAACAAAGTCGCTCATGCAGAAAGGTGGAGAGATCGTTGCCCCCAAACGACGAGAGGTGTTCTACCAGAGCCGCGACAGTGTTTTTGCTACCCATATCGACACGAAAAAAACACGGCTGGTTTTTGTATTTCCAGCCGATATGAAGGCGACAATCAGCACCCTCAACGCTGATGAGACCATGCTGGCCGGGAGCCGTAGTGGCGAGGAAGCCCGTGAAATACTTCGCAAATACCCCGAAAAGAAAGATTTCTTTCCCCGCATCTTCGAGGCTAAAGTTCCGCATTCGCTTTTTACGATAAACACGCAGACCGGTAAACTGACTACGATCCACGAAGAAAAAACCTGGCTGGGTCACGTGCAATTCTCACCCACAGAGCCCGATTTGCTGATGTTTTGTCACGAAGGCCCGTGGCATCTGGTAGACCGGATCTGGACCATCAATGTGAAAACGGGTGCGGTCAAATTAAGGCACAAACGTACCGTCGATGGCGAGATTGCTGGTCATGAGTTCTTTAGCCATGATGGGAAAACCATTTGGTTCGATTTGCAGAAACCCCGTAGTGTAACATTTTTTCTGGCTGGAACGGACCTGAATACAGGCCAGGAAAAGCAGTACGAAATGACCCGAAATGAGTGGTCGATTCACTTCAACATATCGCCTGATCAGACGCTGTTTGCTGGCGATGGGGGCGATCCGGGGCAGGTAGCGAAAGCAACCGATGGCATGTGGATTTACCTGTTCAGACCAGCAGGCGACAGGTTTCGGGCCGAACGACTGGTCAATATGAAACACCACAACTACAAGCTGGAACCCAACGTCCATTTTTCGCCGGATGGGAAGTGGGTTATTTTTCGGGCCAATTTTGAGGGCGAAAGTCAGGTATATGCGGTAGAAATCGCCAGGACAAATTCTTAA
- a CDS encoding SusC/RagA family TonB-linked outer membrane protein — protein sequence MLKFTQLARLLLLTVTLLMSGGVMAQVITGVVTSSDRNEGIPGVNVVQKGASSGAVTNAKGEYTLRLSSAGSSTLTFSFIGYITQEVVVGNQGVISVKLEPDNRSLNEVVVIGYGTARKADVTGAVASFDTKTIEQRPILRVDQALVGQMAGVQVKQTSGGLGKGFSIQVRGSGSITAGNEPLYVIDGFPLATAAPNSAGNFSSGNPLDNINPNDIESIQVLKDAASAAIYGSRAANGVVLITTKRGKQGKASITINTYAGFMERTRKLDMLSADEWVDRSTEMINAQWVASGTGRTATQTNEQRRVILGLPVGQVNTSFMTDDRWAQPGHPGLNYIDWQDQAFRKGFVQNHQISASGGTDKVRYYVSGNYANQQGMIINTNYTAYSARANVEVNATSKLKLGLNLSPTYSINNDPGVEGKDNILHQLVSMTPVQEDTMGIYPNVGNNGQYRWSVSTNSPIGKLQNVIGETKRFRTLGSVFADYQILNGLSFRTSVNLDNTDNSSKSYNPYLIASTLATRLAQLTTLTSGSYSSYRKRTFVNENTLSYATTFQNRHNLSLLGGFSYNSGKLESVALNSNGGFSSNVITTLNAANGVTGNTNESRNVLISYFGRVQYNYSEKYLLSASIRRDGSSRFGSNTRWGLFPSASLGWRISEESFMKGITPINDLKLRASFGTAGNYNIGDYSTLPTLATANYTFNGANAIGQAPSGVTNPDLTWETSETVDFGLDATVLNSRLSFSFDIYNKLNKGLLLNVPIPGATGFSSYLSNAGSVRNQGWEFELNSRNTTGDFKWNTSLNLSHNANKVEALAGGQEQILIPSSFDVSHSLLRVGEPLYSIYVVRQIGILSQQDIDGKAAVFGSETAGDPKYFDANGDGVIDANDRVIVGHPNPNYVWGITNNFRYKGFDLSVLVQGQNGGSIYSLLGRALGRTGQGFTDNALGTYRDRWRSAENPGAGIVSKAYSTFGRIKNTDWLYSSDYVRVRNITLGYDLKTIVKLPQLQGARIYVTAENFFGFDKYKGGFNPEASNTDLSGSSSFPEAGDYGGLPLPRSLVFGLNVTF from the coding sequence ATGCTGAAATTTACTCAGTTAGCCAGGCTACTGTTGCTAACCGTTACATTACTGATGAGCGGGGGCGTCATGGCCCAGGTCATCACTGGAGTTGTTACCTCTTCCGACAGAAATGAAGGAATTCCGGGTGTCAACGTGGTGCAGAAAGGGGCGAGTAGCGGAGCCGTTACCAATGCCAAAGGAGAATATACGCTTCGCTTATCGAGTGCTGGTTCATCTACATTGACTTTTTCGTTCATTGGCTATATCACCCAGGAGGTGGTTGTAGGAAATCAGGGCGTAATATCGGTAAAGCTGGAGCCCGACAACCGGTCGCTTAACGAAGTCGTCGTGATCGGTTACGGTACGGCCCGAAAAGCGGACGTTACAGGTGCTGTCGCTTCATTCGATACGAAAACGATCGAGCAACGGCCCATCCTACGGGTCGATCAGGCACTCGTCGGGCAGATGGCGGGTGTGCAGGTCAAGCAAACGAGTGGTGGTCTGGGCAAAGGCTTTAGTATTCAGGTGCGCGGTAGCGGTTCGATTACGGCGGGCAACGAACCCCTCTATGTGATCGACGGTTTCCCACTGGCAACCGCAGCCCCTAACTCGGCCGGTAACTTTAGTTCCGGAAACCCGCTGGATAACATCAACCCCAATGATATTGAGTCGATTCAGGTACTGAAAGATGCGGCCTCTGCCGCTATTTATGGCTCAAGAGCGGCCAATGGCGTGGTGCTGATCACAACCAAACGCGGGAAGCAGGGCAAGGCCAGCATCACGATCAATACCTACGCGGGTTTTATGGAGCGGACCCGCAAATTAGACATGCTCAGCGCCGACGAATGGGTCGACCGGTCGACCGAAATGATTAACGCCCAGTGGGTAGCGTCGGGAACAGGCCGAACGGCGACACAGACCAACGAACAGCGTCGGGTCATTCTGGGTCTGCCAGTGGGCCAGGTAAATACGAGCTTCATGACCGATGATCGCTGGGCGCAGCCAGGACATCCCGGCCTCAACTACATTGACTGGCAGGATCAGGCTTTCCGAAAAGGATTTGTGCAAAATCACCAGATTTCGGCTAGTGGCGGTACCGACAAGGTGCGGTATTATGTTTCGGGCAACTACGCCAATCAGCAGGGTATGATTATCAACACCAACTACACGGCTTATTCGGCGCGGGCAAATGTGGAGGTGAATGCCACCAGCAAACTCAAGCTGGGTCTTAATTTGTCGCCAACGTATTCGATTAACAATGATCCTGGAGTAGAGGGGAAAGACAACATTCTGCACCAGCTGGTCAGTATGACACCCGTGCAGGAAGATACGATGGGCATTTATCCCAACGTAGGCAACAATGGACAATACCGCTGGAGCGTATCGACAAATAGCCCAATTGGCAAACTCCAGAATGTAATCGGCGAAACCAAACGCTTCCGGACGCTGGGTTCAGTATTTGCTGACTACCAGATTCTTAACGGCTTGTCGTTCCGGACATCGGTGAATCTGGACAATACCGATAACAGTTCGAAATCCTATAATCCATATTTAATTGCGAGTACACTAGCCACGAGACTGGCCCAGCTCACGACGTTAACCAGTGGTTCGTATAGCAGCTACCGGAAACGGACGTTCGTTAACGAGAATACCCTGTCGTATGCTACCACATTCCAGAATCGACACAACCTTTCCCTGCTGGGTGGTTTCTCCTACAACTCCGGTAAACTGGAATCGGTAGCCCTCAATTCGAACGGTGGATTCAGCAGCAATGTCATTACCACGCTCAATGCGGCCAATGGGGTAACAGGCAATACGAATGAGTCGCGAAATGTCCTGATATCGTATTTTGGCCGTGTTCAATACAATTACTCGGAGAAATATCTGCTCTCCGCCAGTATCCGGCGCGATGGATCGTCCCGGTTCGGATCGAATACGCGCTGGGGGCTTTTCCCATCAGCGTCGTTGGGCTGGCGGATTTCAGAGGAGTCGTTCATGAAAGGCATCACGCCGATCAACGACCTGAAGTTACGGGCCAGTTTCGGAACGGCGGGTAATTACAACATTGGCGATTACAGCACATTACCAACCCTGGCTACGGCTAACTATACCTTTAACGGCGCGAATGCCATTGGTCAGGCTCCCAGCGGAGTGACAAACCCCGACCTTACCTGGGAAACCTCCGAAACAGTTGACTTTGGCCTCGATGCGACGGTGCTCAATAGCCGCCTGAGCTTTTCGTTCGACATCTATAATAAGCTGAATAAGGGGTTATTGCTGAATGTTCCGATTCCGGGCGCAACGGGTTTCTCGTCCTATTTAAGCAATGCGGGTAGCGTTCGTAATCAGGGCTGGGAATTTGAACTGAACAGCCGCAACACGACCGGTGATTTTAAATGGAATACTTCGTTGAATCTGAGCCATAATGCCAACAAAGTGGAAGCGCTGGCGGGAGGGCAGGAGCAGATTCTGATTCCATCGTCGTTCGATGTGTCGCACTCGCTGTTGCGCGTTGGTGAACCGCTTTATAGCATCTATGTGGTAAGACAGATCGGCATTCTGTCGCAGCAGGACATTGATGGCAAAGCCGCCGTATTTGGATCAGAAACGGCGGGCGATCCGAAATATTTCGATGCTAACGGCGATGGCGTAATTGATGCGAATGACCGGGTTATTGTTGGTCATCCCAATCCCAATTACGTCTGGGGGATTACGAATAATTTCCGTTACAAAGGCTTCGACCTGTCGGTACTGGTACAGGGTCAGAATGGAGGTTCTATCTATTCATTGCTGGGTCGGGCATTGGGTCGCACCGGACAGGGTTTCACCGACAATGCGCTCGGTACCTACCGCGATCGGTGGCGCTCTGCCGAGAACCCAGGAGCGGGTATTGTTAGTAAAGCCTATTCGACATTTGGCCGGATCAAAAATACCGACTGGCTGTATTCGTCTGACTACGTGCGGGTTCGCAACATCACGCTGGGTTACGATCTGAAAACGATCGTGAAATTGCCCCAGCTCCAGGGTGCCCGTATCTACGTGACAGCCGAAAACTTTTTTGGGTTCGATAAATACAAAGGCGGCTTTAATCCTGAGGCTTCCAACACCGATTTGAGTGGAAGTTCGTCGTTCCCTGAAGCGGGCGATTACGGTGGTTTGCCGCTTCCCCGCTCCCTTGTTTTCGGATTGAATGTAACGTTCTAA